The nucleotide window CATCGCCAATGCCAGGGTAGTAGGTGTTATTGCCGGTGGACTTATAGGAGGGCCGATAGTGGGAATAGGGGCAGGATTAATAGCTGGTGTTCATCGTTATGCCATTGATATTGGAGGCTTTACAGCCTTAGCTTGTGGTGTTGCCACAGTAGTTGAAGGAATTATAGGGGGATACAGTAAAAAGATTTTAAAGAAAAGTACTATAAATCCTAAAACTGCCTTTTACATTGGAGTGTTAGGAGAGTTAACCCAAATGGCTCTGATCCTCCTCATTGCTAGGCCCTTTGAACGGAGCTTAAACTTGGTGAGGATAATAATCCTGCCAATGACCATTTTAAACAGTTTAGGAATAGCATTGTTTATTATGATAATACACAATATCTATAAAGAAAGGGAACGGAATGAAGCATATTTAGCAGGAAAAGTTTTATCAATTGCCAATAAAACCCTCCCATATTTCCGGAAAGGGTTAAATTTTGAATCAGCCCAATGGGCAGTGGAAACAATATATAAACACACTAATGTAACGGCGGTGGCAATAACTGATAAAGAAAAAATTTTGGGATTTATAGGTTTAGGAGAAGATCATCATAAACCAGGAATGGCTATCAAAACTTTATTAGCTAAAAAAGTTATTAATACTGGAACAAAAAGTGTAGGTTATACTAAAACAGATATCGGTTGTGACCACCGAGATTGTAAGTTAGGTTCTGCTATTATGGTACCTTTAAAAAACGGTATCCATTCCATTGGATCTTTAGTGTTTTTCAGTAAAGTATCTAATGGAATTTCCAAAGTTGATATTGAATTAGCCACAGGTTTAGCTAGCCTTTTTTCTACCCAAATAGAACTAAGTAACATAGAAAAACAAAAAGAGGATATAAATAAAGCGGAACTTAGAGCCCTTCAGGCCCAAATCAATCCACATTTTCTTTTTAATGCCCTAAATACTATCGTTTCCCTTTGTAGAACCCGTCCGGAAACGGCCAGAGAGTTACTTTTACATTTGGCAGATTTCTTTAGAAAAAATCTACAAAGGGCAGGAGATTTAGTTTCTCTAAGTACAGAAATCGGTCATGTAAGGTCTTATCTAGCCATAGAAAAAGCCCGATTTGGGGATAAAATAAATGTACAGTTCGATATAGATGAAGATATAACTTGTCAAATTCCCCCTTTGATACTACAGCCTTTAGTGGAAAATGCCGTAAAACACGGACTTATCCCTAAAAAAGGGAAAGGGAATATTCTCATCAAAGCAGAAATAGATAAAGGGGAATTATTAATTAAGGTAAAAGATGATGGGGTGGGAATGGATTGTATAAGTAAAGGAAAAGATCCCAAAGGTTGTGGAATCGGTTTACAAAATGTCAATGACCGGTTAGTTAATATGTATGGTGAAGAATATAAATTGAAGATTAACTCTAAATTAGGTGAAGGTACTACTATTGTAATGAGGATACCATTAAATAAGGGGAGATAACATGAAAATTTTAATAGTAGATGATGAGTTGCTAGCTAGAGAAGAATTAAAATATCTGTTATCTAAAGATAAGAGATTGGAGATTGTAGGGGATGTAGGGAGTTTAGATGATGCATTGGAGATTATCAATAAAAGGGAAGTTGATTTGATATTTTTAGATATCCAGATAAATAATGAAAATGGTGTAGAGTTTGCAGAACAAATTAAAGAAAAGGAAATGGGAGTGATTTTTGCAACTGCCTATGATCAATATGCAGTTCAAGCATTTTCATTAAATGCTATCGATTATTTACTTAAACCCTTTTCTGAAGAGAGGGTTCTGCAGAGTATTGATAAAGCCTTTAAGAAAATAAATAAAAAAGAAAAACCTTCTCCCTTTAGAAAACTAACTTTTTGGAATGAAGAAAAAATGGTGGTAGTGGCACCGGAAGAAATTCTCTATTTAACAGTAGAAGATAGAAAGGTAATGATCTATACAACTAAAGGGATTTTAACAGATAATGGACCATTACAATCAACTATTGAAAAATTAGATCCTAATCTTTTCATCAGAACCCATCGGAGTTTTGTAGTTAATATTGAAAAAATAGAAGAGATAATTCCATGGTTTAATAACACATATATATTAAAAATTGTCGGTTTAAAAAATGTAGAAATACCAGTTAGTCGAGGATATATCCAAGAATTTAAAAAACGAATAGGTTTAATGTAAGGCAATTTATACCGGATTATTTGCAAGTTAAGCGGAAAAACACAAAAATTTTTAAAATACCTTTATAATTAGATATGTCTCAATAAAATAAAGGGGGATATATCTAATGATCACATTTTTTTCTGCAATTATTTTACTTATTTTAGGTTATGTGGTTTATGGTGCTTTTGTTGAAAAAGTATTCGGGATCAATGAACAGGCAAAAACACCGGCAACGGAAAAAGAAGATGGTGTTGACTATGTGCCAATGGATTGGAAAAGAATATACCTTATTCAATTTTTGAATATCGCTGGATTAGGACCTATCTTCGGTGCAGTAGCTGGGGCGTTATGGGGTCCAGCGGCATTTTTGTGGATTGTTTTTGGTTGTATTTTCGCAGGTGCCGTACATGACTATTTTTCAGGTATGCTTTCTATTCGCCATAGTGGAGCTAGTATCTCAGAAATTGTCGGTATTTATCTAGGTAGTGGTGTTAAACAAGTAATGCGGGTATTTTCAGTAGTATTACTTATCTTAGTAGGTACTGTATTTATGTCTGGACCTGCAGGATTACTTTCTAACTTAACAGGTATGGGATTACAAACTTGGATTGGTATAATTATAGTATATTATTTCTTAGCTACTATCCTTCCTGTTGATAAAATCATTGGTAAAATCTATCCATTATTCGGTGCCGCCCTTTTAATAATGGCAGTAGGTATTGCTGGAGGTCTAATCTTTAAAGGTTACCAAATACCTGAAATAACTTTCCAAAACCTTCATCCTAGAGGACTTCCAATTTGGCCATTATTATTTATAACTATTGCCTGTGGAGCTATAAGTGGTTTCCACGCTACCCAATCTCCAATGATGGCCCGTTGTGTGACAAACGAAAAATATGGTAGAAGGGTATTTTATGGTACAATGATTGCAGAAGGTATTATCGCCTTAATCTGGGCCGCTGCTGCCATGACTTTCTTCGGTGGTACAGAAGGTTTAGCTGCAGCTGGTGCTCCAGCGGTAGTTGTTAATACCATCTCTACAGAGGTTCTAGGTGTAGTAGGAGGTATTTTGGCAATGCTTGGAGTTATCGCATGTCCCATCACCTCTGGAGATACTGCCTTTAGAAGTGCTAGATTGACAATAGCAGACTCCTTAGGAATTGAGCAAAAATCCATAGGAAAACGCTTAATTTTAGCGATACCTTTATTTATTATCGGTTTCACTTTAACTAGAATTGACTTCACTATCATTTGGAGATATTTCGCTTGGTCCAACCAAACATTAGCTATGATGGTTCTTTGGGCGGCAGCAGCATATTTATCCGTTAATAACAAACTCCATTGGATCGCTACAGTTCCAGCAACTTTTATGACGGCAGTTTCAGTAACCTATATCTTACAAGCTCCAGAAGGATTTAGTTTAGCTACTAATATATCTTATCCAATAGGTTTAGGGGTAGCCTTAGCAGCCTTGGTAGGATTCTTGCTTGTAGGAAAATCCCTGCCAGACAAAGATAAAATATCTGCATAAATATAAATAAATTAGACCAGCCTTGTTCGGCTGGTCTTTTTATGTTAGTATAATTAAATTTTATGGAATGTATAAAAAACTCTGAACAAAGAAAGCAGGAATCTTAAAATATTTCTCGAATAAAATTTATTAAGAAAGTTATTACATTCACAAATTAATATAAGGGGATGAACTGTGCGGGAGAGACCACTTAAATGTGGCGCCGAAGGAGCAATTTTACCTTAAGCCAAGGGGTAAAATAAACTCTCAGGCAAAAGGACCGCTAAGGGACCAAACTCTGGAAAGTCCGAAAGGGCACCGAAGGAGCAACCCTTCTTGAGGGGAAATCTCTCAGGTTTAAAGACAGAGGCAATGGCTATTTTAGCCCTTACCTTTTTTCTTTTTAAATAAAGGTGGTGGAAATAT belongs to Anaerobranca californiensis DSM 14826 and includes:
- a CDS encoding sensor histidine kinase, which produces MEITIYDIFINLLNNLGLIVMIAFLLTKIPQFQNLVMEENIGLKGKVLLAVIFGLFGILATYNGFPVEGAIANARVVGVIAGGLIGGPIVGIGAGLIAGVHRYAIDIGGFTALACGVATVVEGIIGGYSKKILKKSTINPKTAFYIGVLGELTQMALILLIARPFERSLNLVRIIILPMTILNSLGIALFIMIIHNIYKERERNEAYLAGKVLSIANKTLPYFRKGLNFESAQWAVETIYKHTNVTAVAITDKEKILGFIGLGEDHHKPGMAIKTLLAKKVINTGTKSVGYTKTDIGCDHRDCKLGSAIMVPLKNGIHSIGSLVFFSKVSNGISKVDIELATGLASLFSTQIELSNIEKQKEDINKAELRALQAQINPHFLFNALNTIVSLCRTRPETARELLLHLADFFRKNLQRAGDLVSLSTEIGHVRSYLAIEKARFGDKINVQFDIDEDITCQIPPLILQPLVENAVKHGLIPKKGKGNILIKAEIDKGELLIKVKDDGVGMDCISKGKDPKGCGIGLQNVNDRLVNMYGEEYKLKINSKLGEGTTIVMRIPLNKGR
- a CDS encoding carbon starvation CstA family protein, whose protein sequence is MITFFSAIILLILGYVVYGAFVEKVFGINEQAKTPATEKEDGVDYVPMDWKRIYLIQFLNIAGLGPIFGAVAGALWGPAAFLWIVFGCIFAGAVHDYFSGMLSIRHSGASISEIVGIYLGSGVKQVMRVFSVVLLILVGTVFMSGPAGLLSNLTGMGLQTWIGIIIVYYFLATILPVDKIIGKIYPLFGAALLIMAVGIAGGLIFKGYQIPEITFQNLHPRGLPIWPLLFITIACGAISGFHATQSPMMARCVTNEKYGRRVFYGTMIAEGIIALIWAAAAMTFFGGTEGLAAAGAPAVVVNTISTEVLGVVGGILAMLGVIACPITSGDTAFRSARLTIADSLGIEQKSIGKRLILAIPLFIIGFTLTRIDFTIIWRYFAWSNQTLAMMVLWAAAAYLSVNNKLHWIATVPATFMTAVSVTYILQAPEGFSLATNISYPIGLGVALAALVGFLLVGKSLPDKDKISA
- a CDS encoding LytR/AlgR family response regulator transcription factor, which produces MKILIVDDELLAREELKYLLSKDKRLEIVGDVGSLDDALEIINKREVDLIFLDIQINNENGVEFAEQIKEKEMGVIFATAYDQYAVQAFSLNAIDYLLKPFSEERVLQSIDKAFKKINKKEKPSPFRKLTFWNEEKMVVVAPEEILYLTVEDRKVMIYTTKGILTDNGPLQSTIEKLDPNLFIRTHRSFVVNIEKIEEIIPWFNNTYILKIVGLKNVEIPVSRGYIQEFKKRIGLM